Proteins encoded by one window of Erwinia pyrifoliae DSM 12163:
- a CDS encoding O-antigen ligase family protein has translation MLTEKSPHPALSYLIYTCCAIAFATVPFGLKFGKDIFYVASYISFIAIVLNIRYYTLDKLKLVVSLLFLAFGLGTIFWLVAFKQPGPYIDIYRSYMSTARLVIAMSVISLVALNERIAMQKITLGVSIAVGLLVNTYALYQRFWLLQSRIELNFDRTTIVAYLLTAISLVMMQSILMHKIRYRLGFYIAAFMLSYSAIILTGTRAAMIAYPILILLTVMVTKNIITVRHKITIILLIPVLLTSTSLIFKDLVMSRIHDFEKNIVAINDINSENSVFSRVWMQVVAIRTGSEAPLGQSAEHRASEAVKIIQADPQLFNAKRYLTVHMHNEILETWSLKGIWGVVLLLAFYGSLIVLAFRLPRNAMLFGLAVAMVIYGLSDVIFFSTEATAIFLLAIIASILSTKKNQTVTEQAVC, from the coding sequence ATGTTGACAGAGAAAAGTCCGCACCCCGCATTGAGTTACCTGATTTATACATGTTGTGCGATTGCTTTTGCTACCGTTCCTTTCGGTCTGAAATTCGGCAAGGATATCTTTTATGTTGCCAGTTATATTTCATTTATCGCAATTGTTTTAAACATAAGATATTACACACTGGATAAACTTAAGCTTGTTGTCTCGTTGTTATTTCTTGCTTTCGGTTTGGGAACGATATTTTGGCTTGTAGCATTTAAGCAACCGGGGCCATATATCGATATATATCGATCTTATATGTCGACTGCACGCTTAGTTATCGCCATGTCGGTGATTAGTCTGGTCGCGCTGAACGAGCGTATTGCCATGCAGAAAATAACGCTTGGGGTGAGTATAGCCGTTGGGCTGTTGGTTAACACATACGCGCTCTATCAAAGATTTTGGCTGCTTCAGTCCAGAATCGAGCTAAACTTTGACCGCACAACCATAGTCGCCTATCTGCTTACAGCCATTAGCCTGGTGATGATGCAGTCGATCCTGATGCATAAAATCCGCTACCGCCTGGGGTTTTATATCGCCGCGTTTATGCTTAGTTATTCCGCCATTATTCTCACCGGCACCCGGGCGGCAATGATAGCTTACCCGATCCTTATTCTGCTTACGGTAATGGTGACAAAAAACATTATTACCGTACGTCATAAGATCACTATAATCCTGTTGATCCCTGTACTCCTTACCTCAACCAGTTTAATTTTTAAAGACCTGGTGATGAGCAGAATACATGATTTTGAAAAAAATATTGTAGCCATCAATGATATTAATTCAGAGAATTCGGTGTTCTCTCGCGTATGGATGCAGGTGGTCGCCATCCGCACGGGTAGCGAGGCGCCACTTGGTCAATCTGCAGAACACCGTGCCAGTGAGGCCGTGAAAATCATTCAGGCAGATCCACAACTCTTTAATGCCAAACGCTACCTGACCGTGCATATGCATAATGAAATCCTTGAAACCTGGTCACTGAAAGGGATCTGGGGAGTCGTTCTGTTATTAGCATTTTATGGCAGCCTGATAGTACTCGCTTTCAGGCTACCGCGTAATGCGATGCTGTTTGGATTGGCTGTGGCGATGGTCATCTATGGACTGAGTGATGTTATTTTCTTCAGTACCGAGGCGACTGCAATCTTCTTATTAGCGATTATCGCCAGTATCCTGTCGACGAAAAAAAATCAAACTGTGACGGAGCAGGCCGTATGTTAA
- a CDS encoding glycosyltransferase yields the protein MKKLHIINLAKMGGVERLFLQYINETTDGSNAVICVSNDIGEEIERQMPQQQVTFATRLFNKLSLRCPQFLRKYLLQWKIFRANADVIIVWDLIPGLSAKPKRGKLLYYDHGCSWRYARNAKTLRFFSMLDGVISASHASKRVMELRFNLPCPNPVVLNRIKTPVGISHQPRALHTPLRLGTASRLVSLKGISVSLLTLHELIRRGHDVMMEIAGKGPDKEAFETLVQKLQLSDRVTFSGFQHNVSDFFNRIDIYMSTPITEPFGLSCMEALYYGVPVIFPLVDGQPEAVSDGVCGLGISPKVSVMEHHKLSGLHVDFPYDVYDPVHDKMAPPKLLSHIECADAVEKLMVEETYRHLSLNAQNDSIQSLSFDVFKKEFDNTLNLFTGQ from the coding sequence ATGAAAAAACTCCATATTATCAATTTGGCAAAAATGGGCGGTGTCGAGCGCCTGTTTCTGCAATACATCAATGAAACCACTGATGGCAGCAATGCGGTAATCTGTGTAAGCAATGATATTGGTGAAGAAATTGAGCGCCAAATGCCGCAGCAACAGGTGACCTTCGCTACGCGGTTATTCAATAAGTTATCGCTACGCTGTCCACAATTTTTGCGTAAGTATCTGCTGCAATGGAAAATATTCAGAGCCAATGCCGATGTCATCATTGTCTGGGATCTGATCCCCGGACTGTCTGCCAAACCTAAACGGGGCAAACTGCTCTACTACGATCACGGCTGTTCGTGGCGCTATGCGCGTAACGCAAAAACGCTACGTTTTTTTTCCATGCTGGACGGCGTAATTTCAGCTTCACATGCTTCGAAAAGAGTCATGGAATTGCGTTTCAACCTGCCTTGCCCTAACCCGGTAGTACTTAACCGTATTAAAACCCCGGTCGGCATAAGTCATCAACCAAGAGCACTCCATACACCGCTGCGACTCGGTACGGCATCGCGTTTAGTCAGCCTGAAGGGGATCAGCGTGTCATTGCTGACGCTGCATGAATTAATCCGCCGTGGTCATGACGTTATGATGGAAATCGCCGGAAAGGGTCCTGACAAAGAGGCCTTTGAAACTCTGGTGCAAAAACTGCAGTTGAGCGATCGCGTCACGTTCAGTGGTTTTCAGCATAATGTATCTGATTTCTTTAACCGCATTGATATTTACATGAGCACTCCAATCACTGAGCCTTTCGGCTTGTCTTGTATGGAGGCGCTCTATTACGGCGTCCCGGTGATTTTCCCGCTTGTCGATGGTCAGCCAGAAGCAGTAAGCGATGGCGTATGCGGATTGGGGATCTCACCAAAGGTGTCGGTCATGGAACATCACAAACTTTCAGGGTTACACGTTGATTTTCCCTATGACGTTTACGATCCGGTGCATGACAAGATGGCTCCACCGAAGCTGCTGTCTCATATTGAGTGCGCTGATGCAGTAGAAAAGTTGATGGTGGAAGAGACATATCGCCATTTAAGCCTTAACGCGCAGAATGACTCCATACAATCATTAAGCTTTGATGTGTTTAAGAAAGAGTTTGACAACACACTCAATCTTTTTACCGGACAGTAA
- the rfaC gene encoding lipopolysaccharide heptosyltransferase RfaC: MRVLMIKTSSMGDVLHSLPALTDAMHAIPAIRFDWVVEEGFAQIPCWHPAVDRVLPVAIRRWRKHWFGSQVREERVRFKRELQACEYDAIIDAQGLIKSAALVTRLARGIKHGADSRSAREPFASWWYDKRYEISKQQHAVQRTRELFAKSLNYPLPATTGDYAIAQHFTQALPEDAGQYLVFLHATTRDNKHWPESHWRELIALVQPAGLHIKLPWGAEHEYQRALRLAEGFDFVEVLPRLTLEQVARTLAGARAVVSVDTGLSHLTAALDRPNITLYGPTDPGLIGGYGKNQQALISPDKNMATLTAETVQTALQQVIA; this comes from the coding sequence ATGCGGGTTCTGATGATTAAAACCTCCTCGATGGGGGACGTACTGCACTCTCTGCCCGCGCTGACTGACGCAATGCACGCTATTCCTGCTATTCGTTTTGATTGGGTGGTGGAGGAAGGCTTTGCCCAGATCCCCTGCTGGCACCCGGCGGTTGACCGCGTGCTGCCGGTGGCGATACGCCGCTGGCGCAAACACTGGTTTGGCAGCCAGGTGCGCGAAGAGCGCGTAAGGTTTAAACGTGAACTGCAAGCGTGTGAATATGATGCCATCATCGATGCTCAGGGTTTGATCAAGAGCGCTGCACTGGTTACCCGCTTGGCAAGAGGCATAAAACATGGTGCCGATAGTCGTAGCGCCCGGGAACCCTTTGCCAGCTGGTGGTACGACAAACGCTATGAAATCAGCAAACAACAACATGCGGTACAGCGTACCCGCGAGCTGTTCGCCAAAAGTCTGAATTATCCGCTACCTGCAACAACGGGTGACTATGCTATCGCTCAGCACTTTACCCAGGCGTTGCCTGAGGATGCCGGGCAGTATCTGGTTTTCCTGCATGCCACCACCCGCGATAACAAACACTGGCCGGAGAGCCACTGGCGTGAGCTGATCGCTTTGGTACAGCCAGCAGGTCTGCACATTAAATTGCCGTGGGGAGCCGAACATGAATACCAGCGCGCGCTGCGATTAGCAGAGGGTTTTGACTTTGTTGAGGTGCTGCCCAGACTGACGCTGGAGCAGGTCGCACGTACGCTGGCCGGTGCACGCGCCGTGGTGTCAGTCGATACCGGGCTAAGCCACCTTACCGCCGCACTTGACCGCCCCAATATTACCCTGTACGGCCCCACCGACCCGGGGCTAATTGGTGGCTATGGCAAAAATCAACAGGCGTTAATTTCACCTGACAAAAACATGGCAACACTTACCGCTGAGACAGTTCAGACAGCGCTGCAGCAGGTTATCGCATGA
- the rfaF gene encoding ADP-heptose--LPS heptosyltransferase RfaF: MKILVIGPSWVGDMMMSHSLYRTLKAENPAATIDVMAPAWCRPLLSRMPEVNQALPMPLGHGALQIAERRRLGKALRATGYDRAIVLPGSFKSALVPFFAAIPRRTGWRGEMRYGLLNDLRVLDKNAFPLMVQRYVALGYDKASIRSANDLPQPLLRPELKVQDAEKQATIRVFKLDSQRPIIGFCPGAEFGPAKRWPHYHYATLAQQLIDQGYQVVLFGSAKDRDTGQHILASLSEDSRQHCRNLAGETRLEQAVILLACCHAVVSNDSGLMHIAAALERPLIALYGPSSPDFTPPLSEKARVIRLITGYHKLRKGDADEGYHQSLVDITPERVMAELDMLHPTSGV, encoded by the coding sequence ATGAAAATTCTGGTTATCGGCCCTTCCTGGGTCGGCGATATGATGATGTCGCACAGCCTGTACCGCACCCTGAAAGCCGAAAATCCTGCAGCGACCATCGATGTCATGGCACCCGCGTGGTGCCGTCCATTACTGTCACGCATGCCGGAAGTTAACCAGGCATTGCCGATGCCGCTGGGTCATGGTGCGCTACAAATTGCTGAACGCCGTCGCCTGGGTAAGGCGTTGCGGGCGACAGGCTATGACCGTGCAATCGTGCTGCCTGGCTCGTTTAAATCTGCGCTTGTGCCCTTTTTTGCCGCCATTCCACGCCGTACCGGCTGGCGCGGCGAGATGCGCTACGGGCTGTTGAATGATCTGCGCGTATTGGATAAAAATGCCTTTCCACTGATGGTGCAGCGCTATGTGGCGTTGGGCTATGACAAAGCCAGCATCCGCAGCGCAAACGATCTGCCGCAGCCGCTGCTGCGCCCTGAGCTTAAGGTACAGGACGCAGAAAAACAGGCCACCATCAGGGTCTTTAAACTGGATAGCCAGCGGCCGATAATCGGCTTCTGTCCCGGCGCGGAATTCGGCCCGGCCAAACGCTGGCCGCATTATCACTACGCCACGCTGGCGCAACAGCTTATCGACCAGGGTTATCAGGTTGTGCTGTTTGGTTCTGCCAAAGACCGTGACACCGGGCAGCACATTCTGGCGAGCCTGTCGGAAGACTCACGTCAGCATTGCCGCAATCTTGCCGGAGAAACCCGGCTTGAACAGGCCGTCATTCTGCTGGCCTGCTGTCACGCCGTCGTTAGCAATGACTCCGGGCTGATGCATATTGCTGCCGCGCTGGAACGCCCGCTGATTGCACTGTATGGTCCAAGTAGCCCGGATTTTACCCCGCCGCTGTCTGAGAAAGCGCGGGTCATTCGTTTGATTACCGGCTATCACAAACTGCGCAAAGGGGACGCCGATGAAGGCTATCACCAGAGCCTGGTCGATATTACGCCAGAACGGGTCATGGCCGAACTGGACATGCTTCACCCCACGTCAGGAGTTTGA
- the rfaD gene encoding ADP-glyceromanno-heptose 6-epimerase, producing the protein MIIVTGGAGFIGSNIIKALNDKGITDILVVDNLKDGTKFANLADLNIADYMDKEDFLIAILADEDFGDVEAIFHEGACSSTTEWDGKYMMDNNYQYSKELLHWCLEHQVPFLYASSAATYGGRNADFIEERQYEQPLNVYGYSKMLFDHYVRDILPEAQSQVCGFRYFNVYGPREGHKGSMASVAFHLNTQLNQGENPKLFAGSDGFKRDFIYVEDVAAVNLWFWENAVSGIFNCGTGRAESFQEVADAALKYHQSGEIEYIPFPEKLKGRYQEFTLADQTKLRAAGYDKPFKTVAEGVADYMAWLNRKA; encoded by the coding sequence ATGATTATCGTTACCGGCGGTGCTGGATTCATTGGTAGTAACATCATTAAAGCGCTTAATGACAAGGGTATAACCGATATTCTGGTGGTCGACAACCTGAAAGACGGCACTAAATTCGCTAACCTTGCCGACCTGAATATCGCCGACTACATGGATAAAGAAGACTTCCTGATTGCGATTCTGGCAGATGAAGACTTCGGCGATGTAGAAGCCATTTTCCATGAAGGCGCGTGTTCTTCCACGACCGAGTGGGATGGCAAATACATGATGGATAACAACTATCAGTATTCAAAAGAGCTACTGCACTGGTGCCTGGAACATCAGGTTCCGTTCCTGTATGCCTCATCTGCCGCCACTTACGGTGGTCGTAACGCCGACTTTATCGAAGAACGCCAGTACGAACAGCCGCTGAATGTTTACGGCTACTCTAAAATGCTGTTTGACCACTACGTGCGTGACATTCTGCCGGAAGCGCAGTCGCAGGTATGTGGTTTCCGTTATTTCAACGTCTACGGGCCGCGTGAAGGGCACAAAGGCAGCATGGCGAGCGTGGCGTTCCATCTCAACACGCAGCTGAATCAGGGCGAAAACCCGAAATTGTTCGCAGGCAGCGACGGCTTCAAACGCGACTTTATTTACGTTGAGGATGTTGCCGCAGTGAATTTGTGGTTCTGGGAAAATGCCGTCTCCGGTATCTTTAACTGCGGTACAGGTCGTGCTGAATCCTTCCAGGAAGTCGCCGATGCCGCGTTGAAGTACCATCAGAGCGGTGAAATCGAATACATCCCTTTCCCGGAAAAACTGAAAGGTCGTTATCAGGAATTCACGCTGGCCGATCAGACCAAACTGCGTGCAGCCGGCTACGATAAGCCCTTCAAAACCGTTGCGGAAGGTGTCGCGGACTATATGGCGTGGCTTAACCGTAAAGCGTAA
- a CDS encoding divergent polysaccharide deacetylase family protein, whose product MQPLRKLGEALIAIAIASPAWAGKLSIVIDDFGYRPALEQQVLQMPAAISVAVLPNAPHAREMATKAHQSGHEVLIHLPMAPLSKQPLEKDTLRPDMPTEEIGRIIREAAAAVPYAVGLNNHMGSAMTSSLPAMQKVMQILNHYHFYFLDSMTIGNSQATRAAEGTNVKVVKRWVFLDDSQNEADIRVQFTRAVRLAQRDGSAIAIGHPHPSTVRVLQQMLPGLPADIILERPSQLLNATQPVKPAPLPAHPLKPRNPFRGGSVCPVKAVPVPATRALETITESIKHNQMVQETASKLSVKFHF is encoded by the coding sequence ATGCAACCACTGCGAAAACTCGGCGAGGCGCTGATTGCCATCGCTATCGCCAGCCCGGCCTGGGCGGGTAAGCTTTCGATTGTCATTGATGATTTTGGCTATCGCCCCGCGCTGGAACAGCAGGTGTTACAGATGCCTGCTGCCATTTCCGTCGCCGTGCTGCCTAATGCCCCACACGCACGAGAAATGGCCACTAAAGCCCACCAAAGCGGCCATGAAGTGCTGATCCATCTGCCGATGGCTCCACTGAGCAAACAGCCGCTGGAGAAAGACACCCTGCGCCCGGATATGCCCACTGAAGAAATCGGACGAATCATCCGGGAGGCCGCTGCCGCAGTGCCCTATGCCGTCGGTCTGAATAACCACATGGGTAGCGCGATGACTTCAAGCCTGCCGGCGATGCAGAAAGTGATGCAGATACTTAATCACTATCATTTTTACTTCCTTGACAGCATGACTATCGGCAACAGTCAGGCCACCCGCGCAGCCGAAGGTACGAATGTGAAGGTGGTTAAACGCTGGGTATTTCTGGACGACAGCCAGAATGAAGCGGATATCCGCGTGCAGTTCACTCGTGCGGTGCGCCTCGCCCAACGTGACGGCTCGGCCATTGCCATAGGCCATCCTCACCCGTCCACGGTCAGAGTACTCCAGCAGATGCTGCCAGGCTTACCCGCAGACATTATCCTGGAGCGCCCAAGTCAGTTGCTCAATGCAACACAGCCTGTTAAACCTGCCCCTTTGCCTGCACATCCGCTGAAACCGCGTAACCCTTTCCGTGGCGGTTCAGTTTGCCCGGTAAAAGCGGTTCCGGTTCCGGCAACGCGGGCGCTGGAAACCATCACCGAGAGCATTAAGCACAACCAAATGGTGCAAGAGACTGCCAGCAAACTTTCCGTGAAGTTTCACTTTTAA
- the envC gene encoding murein hydrolase activator EnvC, with amino-acid sequence MRDKVTVLHSWTPRYLQVKARPQRASLSILTASALCTGALLFSFFAQAAEDSKSQLQSIQQDIAAKEKSVQLQKRQRSELLDQLQSQEKIIAQASRQLRVTQNTLSALNKEITSLTASISHLQQRQKQQESSLGAQLDAAFRQGQHSGFQLILSGEESQRSERILAYFGYLNEARQKAIEALKQTRSDLTLQKTSLVDKHAQQRSLLTQQQSQTQKLEGARQARKKTLTSLESSLEKDQAQLVELQHNEIRLRDKLAKAEREARARAEQEAREAEKVRQREAQAKSKGSTYKPTDSERALISRTGGLGRPAGQALWPVRGSIEHRFGEQLQGELRWKGLVIGAPEGTEVKAIADGRVLMADWLQGYGLVVVIEHGKGDMSLYGYNQSALVSVGTQVHAGQPVALVGTSGGRGTPSLYFEIRRQGQAVNPLPWLGR; translated from the coding sequence ATGAGGGATAAAGTAACAGTGTTACATTCATGGACCCCGCGTTATCTGCAGGTGAAAGCACGGCCTCAACGTGCAAGCTTGTCCATCCTGACCGCCAGTGCACTCTGCACCGGCGCACTGTTATTCTCTTTTTTTGCGCAGGCAGCCGAAGACAGCAAATCACAGCTGCAAAGCATTCAGCAGGACATCGCGGCGAAAGAGAAAAGCGTACAGCTGCAAAAACGGCAGCGCAGCGAACTGCTTGATCAGCTGCAAAGTCAGGAAAAAATTATTGCGCAAGCCAGCCGTCAGTTGCGCGTCACGCAGAACACCCTGTCTGCGCTAAATAAAGAGATAACCAGCCTGACCGCCTCAATTAGTCACCTTCAGCAGCGGCAAAAGCAGCAGGAATCCAGTCTTGGCGCACAGCTCGATGCCGCATTCCGTCAGGGCCAGCATAGTGGTTTCCAGCTCATACTGAGCGGTGAAGAGAGCCAACGTAGCGAACGCATACTGGCTTATTTTGGCTACCTGAATGAGGCACGGCAAAAAGCAATTGAGGCACTCAAACAGACGCGAAGCGACCTGACGCTGCAAAAGACCAGCCTGGTCGATAAGCATGCGCAACAAAGATCCCTGTTAACGCAGCAGCAGTCACAGACACAGAAGCTGGAAGGGGCGCGCCAGGCGCGTAAAAAAACCCTGACTAGCCTTGAGTCCTCTTTAGAAAAAGATCAGGCGCAGCTGGTTGAGCTACAGCATAACGAAATTCGTCTGCGCGATAAGCTGGCCAAAGCTGAACGTGAGGCCAGGGCGCGGGCAGAGCAGGAAGCGCGTGAAGCCGAGAAAGTGCGCCAGCGTGAAGCGCAGGCCAAAAGTAAAGGCTCGACCTATAAACCTACCGACAGCGAGCGCGCCCTGATATCGCGTACCGGCGGGCTTGGGCGGCCAGCGGGACAGGCGCTATGGCCAGTTCGCGGCAGTATTGAACACCGCTTTGGCGAACAGTTACAGGGAGAGCTGCGCTGGAAAGGACTGGTGATTGGTGCCCCTGAAGGGACCGAAGTCAAAGCGATCGCCGATGGACGCGTGCTGATGGCCGACTGGCTGCAAGGGTACGGTCTGGTGGTGGTGATTGAGCACGGTAAGGGCGATATGAGCCTGTATGGCTACAACCAGAGCGCGCTGGTCAGCGTGGGGACCCAGGTACACGCCGGGCAGCCCGTTGCGCTGGTCGGCACCAGCGGTGGCCGTGGTACACCTTCACTCTATTTTGAAATCCGCCGCCAGGGACAGGCCGTCAATCCACTACCGTGGTTAGGAAGATAA
- a CDS encoding rhodanese-like domain-containing protein, producing the protein MQDIMQFAGNHTILALAWVVLLVLVIVTTVKGMFSKVKVISRGEATRLINKEEAVVVDVRGRDDYRKGHISNAINVLAAEIKKGSYGELEKHKAQPLIVVCATGTSAGESAAQLSAAGYEQVYVLKDGVSGWSSENLPLVRGK; encoded by the coding sequence ATGCAAGATATTATGCAGTTCGCAGGCAATCACACCATTTTAGCTTTGGCGTGGGTTGTTCTGCTGGTTTTGGTGATCGTGACCACCGTTAAGGGCATGTTCTCCAAAGTAAAAGTGATTAGCCGTGGTGAAGCGACCCGATTAATTAACAAAGAAGAAGCCGTGGTAGTAGATGTGCGTGGGCGTGATGATTACCGCAAGGGCCATATTTCCAATGCAATTAACGTGCTGGCGGCAGAGATCAAAAAAGGCAGCTACGGCGAGCTGGAAAAACACAAAGCCCAGCCGCTGATCGTGGTGTGTGCTACCGGCACCTCAGCTGGCGAATCCGCAGCGCAACTTAGTGCAGCGGGTTACGAGCAGGTGTACGTGCTGAAAGATGGCGTTTCCGGCTGGAGCAGCGAGAACCTGCCATTGGTTCGCGGCAAATAA
- the grxC gene encoding glutaredoxin 3: MATVEIYTKSTCPFCHRAKALLDQKGASYQEIPIDGDATLREVMIKRSGRTTVPQIFIDAQHIGGCDDLFALDGRNGLEALLK, from the coding sequence ATGGCTACTGTTGAGATTTACACCAAATCGACCTGTCCTTTCTGCCATCGGGCGAAAGCGCTGCTGGACCAGAAAGGTGCCAGCTATCAGGAAATCCCGATTGATGGGGACGCCACCCTGCGAGAGGTGATGATAAAACGCAGCGGCCGGACCACGGTTCCTCAAATTTTTATTGATGCACAGCACATTGGTGGCTGTGATGACCTGTTTGCTCTTGACGGTCGTAACGGTCTTGAGGCGCTGTTAAAATAG
- the secB gene encoding protein-export chaperone SecB translates to MSEQNNTEMSFQIQRIYTKDISFEAPNAPQVFQKEWEPEVKLDLDTASSQLSDDVYEVVLRVTVTATVGEDTAFLCEVQQAGIFSIGGIEGTQMAHCLGAYCPNILFPYARECITSLVSRGTFPQLNLAPVNFDALFMNYLQQSEGAVKQQDA, encoded by the coding sequence ATGTCAGAACAAAACAATACCGAGATGTCTTTCCAGATCCAGCGTATTTATACTAAAGACATCTCTTTCGAAGCACCTAATGCGCCACAGGTTTTCCAGAAAGAGTGGGAGCCTGAAGTCAAGCTTGATCTCGATACTGCGTCGAGCCAGCTGTCTGACGATGTGTATGAGGTGGTGTTGCGCGTCACGGTGACCGCGACCGTGGGTGAAGACACTGCGTTCCTGTGTGAAGTTCAGCAGGCGGGCATCTTCTCAATTGGTGGCATCGAAGGCACCCAGATGGCACATTGCCTGGGTGCATACTGCCCGAATATCCTGTTCCCGTATGCCCGCGAATGCATCACCAGCCTGGTATCGCGTGGTACCTTCCCGCAGCTGAACCTTGCACCGGTTAACTTTGACGCGCTGTTTATGAATTATCTCCAGCAGTCAGAAGGTGCAGTGAAGCAGCAGGACGCGTAA
- the gpsA gene encoding NAD(P)H-dependent glycerol-3-phosphate dehydrogenase, producing MRSAYAAMSVIGAGSYGTALAITLARNGHKVVLWGHNPRHQAQLQADRCHRAFLPDVPFPDSLIVETDLAAAIAASRDLLVVVPSHVFGDVLQQIKPHLRADSRLVWATKGLEKETGRLLQDVAREILGDNIPLAVISGPTFAKELAAGLPTAIALAATDSIFAEELQQLLHCGKSFRVYNNPDFIGVQLGGAVKNVIAIGAGISDGIGFGANARTALITRGLAEMSRLGAALGADPATFMGMAGLGDLVLTCTDNQSRNRRFGMMLGQGADVEGAQQAIGQVVEGFRNTKEVKVLAERYGVEMPITEQIYQVLYCGKNAHDAALSLLGRTRKDENNGS from the coding sequence ATGCGTAGCGCTTATGCTGCGATGAGCGTCATCGGTGCCGGTTCTTACGGCACCGCTTTGGCGATTACGCTGGCCCGTAACGGCCATAAGGTGGTGCTGTGGGGCCATAATCCCCGGCACCAGGCTCAGTTACAGGCCGACCGTTGTCACCGCGCTTTCCTTCCCGATGTGCCTTTTCCTGATTCATTGATAGTTGAAACCGACCTTGCGGCGGCGATAGCGGCCAGTCGCGATCTGCTGGTGGTGGTGCCGAGTCACGTATTTGGCGATGTATTGCAGCAAATCAAACCACACCTTCGTGCCGATTCGCGTTTGGTTTGGGCAACGAAAGGTCTGGAAAAAGAGACCGGGCGATTACTCCAGGATGTGGCGCGTGAGATCCTCGGGGATAACATTCCGCTGGCGGTGATATCGGGGCCAACCTTCGCTAAAGAGCTGGCGGCTGGCCTGCCAACCGCGATTGCACTGGCGGCCACGGATAGCATTTTTGCGGAAGAGCTACAGCAGCTGTTGCACTGCGGCAAAAGCTTCCGCGTGTATAACAATCCCGATTTTATTGGCGTGCAGCTGGGCGGAGCGGTGAAAAACGTTATCGCTATCGGCGCGGGCATCTCGGACGGCATTGGTTTTGGTGCCAATGCCCGCACCGCGTTAATCACCCGTGGGCTGGCAGAAATGAGCCGCCTTGGCGCGGCACTGGGTGCCGATCCCGCCACTTTTATGGGGATGGCCGGGTTGGGCGATTTAGTGCTGACATGCACGGATAACCAGTCACGTAACCGGCGCTTTGGCATGATGTTGGGGCAGGGCGCGGATGTTGAAGGCGCTCAGCAGGCTATCGGCCAGGTTGTCGAAGGTTTTCGCAATACGAAAGAAGTGAAAGTGCTGGCAGAGCGCTACGGTGTTGAGATGCCGATCACCGAGCAAATTTATCAGGTGCTCTATTGCGGAAAAAATGCGCACGATGCAGCATTGAGTTTGCTCGGGCGCACAAGGAAGGACGAGAACAACGGTAGTTAA
- the cysE gene encoding serine O-acetyltransferase, with the protein MCVEPEQIWDDIKTEARELAECEPMLASFYHATLLKHDDLGSALSYMLANKLANPIMPAIAVREVIQDAYRQEPSMIISAACDIQAVRQRDPAVDKYSTPLLYLKGFHALQAYRIGHWLWNEGRRALAVYLQNEISVSFAVDIHPAAKIGRGIMLDHATGIVVGETAIIEDDVSILQSVTLGGTGKTSGDRHPKIREGVMIGAGAKILGNIEVGRGAKIGAGSVVLQPVPPHTTAAGVPARIVGKPNSDKPSMEMDQHFNGMLPGFEFGDGI; encoded by the coding sequence ATGTGTGTGGAACCTGAACAGATCTGGGATGACATCAAAACGGAAGCGCGCGAGCTGGCCGAATGTGAACCGATGCTGGCCAGTTTTTACCATGCCACGTTGTTAAAACATGACGACCTGGGCAGCGCGTTGAGCTACATGCTGGCTAATAAGTTGGCAAATCCGATTATGCCGGCCATTGCCGTGCGCGAAGTGATTCAGGACGCCTACCGGCAAGAGCCGTCGATGATTATCTCCGCCGCCTGCGATATCCAGGCAGTGCGTCAGCGCGATCCGGCGGTGGACAAGTACTCCACGCCGCTACTCTATCTGAAGGGCTTCCATGCTTTACAGGCTTACCGTATTGGCCACTGGTTGTGGAACGAAGGTCGCCGGGCGCTCGCCGTCTATCTGCAAAACGAAATTTCCGTCTCATTCGCCGTCGATATCCACCCAGCGGCGAAAATTGGTCGTGGCATTATGCTTGACCACGCCACCGGCATCGTTGTCGGCGAAACGGCAATTATTGAAGACGATGTCTCGATTCTGCAATCGGTAACGCTCGGCGGCACCGGTAAAACCAGTGGCGATCGTCACCCCAAGATTCGCGAAGGGGTAATGATCGGTGCCGGTGCCAAGATCCTCGGTAATATCGAAGTAGGGCGTGGTGCGAAGATCGGGGCGGGTTCGGTGGTGCTACAACCTGTGCCTCCGCACACCACCGCTGCGGGTGTTCCGGCTCGCATCGTCGGTAAACCCAACAGCGACAAGCCATCAATGGAAATGGATCAGCACTTCAACGGGATGCTGCCAGGTTTCGAATTTGGTGACGGGATCTGA